In the Corynebacterium kroppenstedtii genome, one interval contains:
- a CDS encoding glycosyltransferase 87 family protein: MRVRGSCERIVHFLSETWAGRFVVTAILGVVLYYHLFDMFGDGTFRYHIDLDVYRSGGQAFVRGFGLYDRDYPVQGINLPFTYPPLAAILFGALTWFSLTTDALLMVFATAAMTWWCGAILINHFTQPARTSVTGGELAQSATTSSFKRAGWLSYMILPLVLLGEPFTHTLSFGQINVVLLALVLLDTAVKRTHWPRGIFIGLAAAIKLTPAVFGLFFLVKRDWKSAITCAISGVAWTAIGWAILPHDSKDYWTVEIHNPDRIGGLAYAGNQSLRGMIARFTNDDALQSRWWVVLSVLTFGLILTAMLRLIRTASNLQSRPEADIRVSATSPRYEGQSFTIALVAATSLVALLLSPVSWSHHWVWFLPFVIVTMCAAWNSRHIIPRWQNNVLWVIAVLGLMISTVTPFHWFFPNTDNQELQWTLIQKIVGSDYVLWGFLFLIVMALFPRAFTTEKS, translated from the coding sequence ATGCGTGTCCGCGGTAGTTGTGAACGAATCGTACATTTTTTATCTGAGACATGGGCGGGCCGGTTCGTGGTCACCGCCATTCTCGGCGTCGTTCTTTACTACCACCTCTTCGACATGTTTGGTGACGGCACATTCCGCTACCACATCGACCTCGATGTCTATCGGTCAGGGGGACAGGCTTTTGTCCGCGGTTTTGGACTTTATGACCGCGATTACCCTGTACAAGGCATCAACTTACCGTTCACCTACCCTCCCCTAGCGGCCATCCTCTTCGGCGCATTGACATGGTTTTCACTCACAACCGACGCCCTGTTAATGGTTTTCGCCACAGCAGCGATGACCTGGTGGTGCGGCGCGATTCTGATTAACCACTTCACGCAACCTGCCCGAACATCCGTTACTGGCGGTGAATTGGCTCAATCAGCCACGACCAGCTCATTCAAGCGGGCGGGGTGGCTATCCTACATGATTCTTCCGTTGGTTCTCCTGGGTGAACCATTTACGCACACATTAAGTTTTGGGCAGATCAACGTCGTCCTTTTGGCCCTTGTATTGCTGGATACGGCTGTGAAACGCACGCATTGGCCTCGAGGCATATTCATCGGGTTGGCAGCGGCCATCAAATTAACACCTGCCGTTTTCGGACTCTTCTTCCTCGTTAAAAGAGATTGGAAATCAGCCATCACCTGCGCAATCTCTGGAGTGGCGTGGACCGCGATAGGTTGGGCAATTCTCCCCCACGATTCAAAAGATTACTGGACCGTCGAAATACACAATCCTGATCGAATTGGAGGATTGGCTTATGCCGGTAACCAGTCTCTACGAGGAATGATCGCCCGCTTTACCAATGACGATGCTCTTCAATCTCGGTGGTGGGTTGTCCTTAGTGTGCTGACGTTTGGGCTTATCCTCACGGCCATGTTGCGTTTGATACGTACGGCATCGAACCTTCAATCCCGCCCCGAAGCGGACATTCGGGTTTCCGCTACCAGTCCTCGCTATGAAGGTCAGAGTTTCACCATCGCATTAGTGGCCGCCACGAGCCTTGTTGCTCTCCTGCTCTCCCCCGTCTCATGGTCTCACCACTGGGTGTGGTTCTTGCCGTTCGTCATTGTGACCATGTGCGCGGCCTGGAATTCGCGACATATTATTCCGCGGTGGCAGAACAATGTGCTGTGGGTCATTGCGGTATTGGGGTTGATGATTTCCACTGTCACGCCATTCCATTGGTTCTTCCCCAACACAGATAACCAAGAACTCCAGTGGACATTGATCCAAAAGATTGTGGGAAGTGATTATGTCTTGTGGGGTTTCCTTTTCCTCATTGTGATGGCGCTATTCCCACGGGCCTTTACTACTGAGAAGAGCTAG